The DNA sequence TCTATGAGCACTCTTTACACAAAACACCTTTTCACACCTAATGGCACAAAAAAGGATGAAAACCACATGTTGCACATCAGAATCACAAAGCAGCACTTCTTTCTTCCATGTTTCACAGTTTAAAAACTTTCATTTACAAGGGATGACACTGGATATGACCATCCTGCACTTTCTCTCTAGtctacattttttcttttccttggcTTTGACCTTTTGATCATACACTCATCAGATTCACACTGCACAGACATGTGATAACATATAGTCGATACTGCAGCTTTTCTCACATCAAACTAGCCGTTTTAATGTTTTGACAGGACAGCACATAAATTAAAACGCCTGCTTTCTTGGGATGTGTAAGCTACATTGGAACAGCATGTACCTTCTGTCATGTTCAGCAGAAGCTGAGCTTCTCTGCCCCCTAAAGGCAAATTCACATTACAGTCAGAAAAATGAGACTTACACGTCAGTAAATAGTGATATTACAATAGTTTGTATATTACAGGTGCCCAAATTGTTTCCTGCAAAAAGGCCAAAAATGAATCTGTATGAAATGCTCTAGACcaaatattaacaaaaaaaaaatcaagcttaGCTTCGCTATGACAGGCAATTCAATTCTTTTCATGTACCAGTAGTCGCCGTTTATACTGCAGAGACGAAGTACTGTGTAAAATTCAATCATGACACAAAGTAATCCCATGTAACTATTGATCTACTGTTAGTTCACTGATAAGAGCTTTGTTAACGTGAACTGATCAGGAATACCTGATGACTGTATTCACATTGTAACCAGCTTCTTTAATCTTTCACATGATTGTGGTTGTGAAGACATCACACATACAACAGCAGTCTAAGATGAAATCTCACTTTATTCATCCCTTTAAAACaatcaacacacaacaccgtACATCTTTAAATAGCAGCAAAAAACATTAATGTTCAAACTTACATTcatgtatattttattattaaaataaacctAAGTTTAGCTGCatttaaatgtacttttaaCAAATTAACATCCAGAATTCTAAAAGAAACGCTCTTAGATTTTAAAGACAATAGAATAAGAACCATATGTATTGTAAATGAAGCAAAACATTGCTAAACATTCAACAATCAGAAAGAACTGTCAGAGTAAacatctttctttctgtctaaTTCCTGTCAGAGGTTTAAAAGTCctgtttagattagattataGAGCCACAGGACGAATGACACCGTTTAGAACATTTGTACCATTCTGAATACAAACTGAATGAGAACTCACTTATTGCACCggcaaaaaaacaagacaaactaAACACAGCTaaaattttctttttcttccattGTGCAATTCAGCCAGACTGTAGTGCACTGCTGACAAAACAAACCCCTCAtccatgtaaaaaaacaaaaccttctGCCTGTGTACCCGTTATTGATTCCCAGAGATTGTCCCCCACAGCGAGAGCAGCTGGCTGCCTGCTTGGGGCTCTAACTcctgtgagagacagaaagaataGTGTTTAAAATGCAGTACATGCATATAGGTACATTTGTACTATGAAGCACATATCAGAAATAATATTATGACCAATGAGAGGTAAAGTTAATAACATTGATTAACTGTTTATCATGCACCCACCAAGGGGTGGGATATACCTAGCTGTGTTTTATTGATATACTAGAACAATCAGTTTTGTAAGAGTGCCTGGTTAGATGCAAGTGGTACACCTGAGCCTTAGCACAAGGGAATCTTAACTTTTTTAATCATATCAATTTTAAGTGAAGCAACACAGATAATATGAGCACACGGTGTAAATGCACCTGTCCATCCCTGCTGATCTGGACCTTCTTGTTGTCATTCCATGGGTTAAGGATGTGCTGTGTGCACTGGAAGGGAATACTCTCTTTTTGGATCCACTCCAAACTGAAAACCCCTCCCAGGCCTCCGAAGCCCCAGTCCTGACAACTGTCCTGATCGACTGCTGATGTCATTCGAGCATAGCCCTGTcaacaagacaaaacacatgtatgtttgcacttactgtgtgtgtcaggataATACCGCGATGCAGGTTTCTCTATCGGTCAGTGTTACCTGGAAGTGTCCAGAGCTCTGAACAGAGAAGATGAGGATGACAAGGCTATTTCCCAGGAATGCCTTTGTGAGTTTGGTTTCATTGCTTGGCGTAGTGGACCAGATACCTTTCTGCTGAGAGATTTCTAAGTTCCTGATGTTGTTGCTCTTCATGATGAAGTAACGCACTGGCGAGAAGCTGTGTCGAGGGGGCGGTGCCTTTACTTGCTGGGAATAGGGGGAGGAAAAGAGCTAGCTAAAATATCAATATACTCTTTATATACACTTTCATGAATGTCTCAGGCATCAACCCTCCTCTTAAGAAGACACAGTCTCAATTAAAAAAAGGCATGACTGAGGAGTGTTTAAATctgcaaaaaacacacatgtcaaacagtGAGTACCTTTCCTGAGGAGGAGGGGCAGGGAGAATGAGAAGGATTGTCCAAagtcacagagcaggaagagctaCCGGAAGACTGAAGATCATCTGAGACCTGATTTGTGGCCATATCTCTGCTGAGATGATACATGTCTGAGGCGTGCAACCGACAAGACCTAGGGGAAGTGaaacaagcacaaaaaaaaaaaaaatcaggaacaTCTTACATGCTggtcaaacaggaagtccttcctgtcagctgtcatCATACTGAACAATAAGACTACAGTGTATGAGGGGAAAACAAAACCCCAAGGGGTGAGTGAGCCTCACTTCCTCAGTTAGCTGCCTATATTAACTTCTGCATTGATTACATTAATAAAGGGGAATGTACAGTCAaagcacaaatatatatattgcactaacaaaaacatcacactgCAATGTAAATGTTACTGGGACTACTTGTCATTGGTGGAGCCAGTGGGCTGCTGGAGGCTATTCTTGGAGTTCCTAGGCCCCTCCTCTGATGATATGGGCTTGGGCCGCTGACCAATCCCTGTGGGCTGCTGCAGCCCTGCTcgctgctcctccgctgcaagCACCTGAAGAAAGTCAGTTCAAAATTCAATCAATAGGCAAAGGAAGTATGTGCAACAATGCAAGACTTAAAGGAAGAATGAAGATACACATACAGAAACCAGAGTCTCTATGATGGCCTCATCCTGTTGAGAACAAGGCTTTGAAGGACAGCGGATCCTCTTGGTAAACACATTTTGCCACTTCTGTCTCAGTTCAAACACCAGTCCTGCAGCCTGACAGCAACACATTTCAGATAAAATGCGTTTTCTACATTCAACAActaacatttaaacatttaaatgtttggtATTGACAGTACTTCTCTGTCCAACTGGAAAACAAGGAAGTCGTCTATCCTTAGTTCAGCTAGGTCCTCTgtctcactgtcactgtcatctAGTTGACTGCCTGAAGGACAGCACATGGAGAGCATGATATTTAAATATTCAACATTCAATTTTAcgttaaatataaaatatagaatGAAAAGGTATGAAAAGGCAAGGTTCCTTTCACTAGCCTATGGAGGAATGGATCAGGTCTTAAAAGATTGCTGATTTTGGTCACGGTGTGACAGCTTGTGATCATGTTCCTCAGGGTGTGTTGTCGGGTTTTCTTACCACTGGCTTTTGGTACAGGTTGATGAAGTGCAGAGCTGGGGAGTTTGGCACCACCTCCAAATATGGCAACAGTGATGGCAGTCACCATGGAGCAACAGCGAACGCTGGCCATTCTGTGGCCTCGGCTCATCTCATCATAAATCAACCAGTCTGTAGGAAGGGCTTGTGTTGATTTGGATGAGCGAttctaaagaaagaaaaaatacaaacttgCACACTGAAAAAGCTTTTAGTTttcaaacagctgaagacacaaaattaaaaagaggaaaatatgtatatatacataaacatttaaagtgattAGAAACAATATTAGTGATTAGAGACAAAGTACTAATGATTTGTTACCTCCTTTAGATGGATCTGGCTCAAGACAGATGTAGGATGAAAATGGACCTTCTTCTCTCTGTTACTGGAGAGCAGAGAGGTCTCCTGGTTTACGTGGACCAGGTTTGGATACATTCCAGCCACAAGGGCTGCCTTTACCACGGCCCAGTTCTCAGAGTTCAGATTCACATCACGGATGTCACTGCCTCCACGAGCCCGCACAAAACCTGGCAGAAAAACATGATCTCaattaaaatgtattcatttatttaatgaaaTATTAAATCTAGGAAAGCGTTCCCATCATGAATTCAAATCTTTGTAGAGGCCCTCTCAAAAGACTTTTCTTAATTCAGTTGTGGTCATCTTGACGCCACCATGCTTCACTATAGAAACAGTATTGGCCAGGGGATGCTGAATGCATGGTGTTCCTGATTGGTGGAATTTTAATGTCTATTTTCTGCTGAGTAATACAAAAAGCTCGGGCaaatgagaaaagaaacaaGGGTACATCTAACCAATAGCACGTAGCTGGCCCAGCAGCTGTGTCCTCATGCCTAGTATCATGTCCATGGTAGCTTGGGACAGGAAGTTCTTCTCGCAGAAAGATCTCTCCCAGCCATCACTGCGAGCCTTCTGCCATGCCTAAAGCCAGAGAGGAGACGCCAAAAATGATTTAACCGACCTAAGCACTATGATCTTACACAGTATTGTGACCACACTCTTCAAAGCAAACACCAACATGCCTGGAAAGCTCTCAGCAAGGCCATGTGGTCACTGAAGGTGTTGGCAGTGAAACGTTTGCGGCAGTGTAGAGCATCTCTCTTCTGAGAGCTCTGGTTGGGGAGAGTGAAGGGGTCACGATAGGCCAGAGTGCAGGCTATAGTTAGAATGGGGTCCAGGCACTTAAGCACGACAGCGCACAGCACCATCTTCCCCAGGTGGGGCTCCACAGGTAGATCAGCCAGGTGGTAACCCAGATCAGTTAGGTCTTCATTCTGTTCCATAGCGCCTATTGTCTGAAGAGATAGTGAAACATAAGGACACGTTGCCGGAAATGTTGCATGTAGATGTGCATGCAAGTGTGCATGAGGTCTTTGTTACCTTCAGCATTTGCACGGCATTTCGAATTGCATGTGCAGAAGGAGGCTGTGGAGCTTTGGACAGGAACTCAGCTACTAGACAGGAGCAGGGAGCGAGCAGCTTGGTCTGCAGACACAGTTccttatacacacacaaggTCAGAAATGAAAGGTCAGAGGCATGTTTGGAATTGTCATTTCCTATCTCTTTAACCAAATTATACACAATTTGTTCTACATGTTCTTTTCATAACAAACGTAGTCACTGAACCTCCTCTGAAACCCTTTATTTATGTACTTACTGATGTACAGTTAGAAAAAAAGGTCTGAAATATGGATGTGTTTTTACCTGCAGTGGCATCCGCAGCAGCTGTGGAACCTGGAATTCCAGCATGTTGTTAAACCTAAGTCGACTGTAGAGGTGGAAGCAAACTCCTGGTCTGCAGCGCCCGGCTCTGTAACCAGATACTCTTTTTTTAGATTCTTCACCTTTTTTCCCCATGAAGCCCACACACCAAATGAGCTACATCATGTCTGTCTGAACCATGTCTTTAAGTgtctgaacaaaaacaaatattaaatgcATGGACTGTGTTGATGTTACCTTCCTTTTCTTTGCAGAGCGCTGGCTTTTGAGATCCAGACTGTCTTTAACATGGACACATGGCTGAGGGTATCAAAGGACTTctacagcaggaaaaagcaTTTATCAGTTCATCACAAACCACCACATCCATTTTAGACATGTGTTGGAAATCAAACTGACTGCACCTCTTTGACTTTTCCTGAATCAATGACAAAGACCACATCATTGATGGTGATGCTTGTCTCTGCAATGTTAGTGGAAAGgatctgaaagaaaacaatgaaCAGGGTGTTCtgcattttcttttatatttaaaattcAATAATGTGCCATTACTTCTGAGAATGACATAAGATTTAAATCTTCCTCAATAGGTGAACAACTGTATACATGTATACTGCAGTTTAACTGTGACTCACTATCTTCCGGAAACCCGGTGGAAAGGTCTTCATGGCTTTCTTCTGATCCTGAGTCCGCATGTCTGAATGCAGAGTGAATACGTGATACCTGAGAGATAACACACATCTGTTAGACAGAGAGCACTCTGTGCACCTTGGCtaaaagattaaaaacacagttaTGGAGTCTGGTATTAATCTCCCAAAAACACTAAAGAAAAGGCCAGTGGGACCAAACAGTCAGTAAACTGCCAGAAACACTGGCACTAAAGATGCACCCAATGCAGTTACCCCAAAGGGCTATTACAAGGAAGAGAGAATGCCATATCAAAATACAATGAATATACCCTTTCTATGACTTTAGGTACAAAATTATTAAATCTATTACAGCAAACATTGTACCTCTCAGACTGAGTGGAGAATCTCTTATCGTCGTAAAGGATGCGATCCCTGAGGGCCACGATCTCCTCGTATCCAGGAAGAAAAATCAGGACCGCACCTGAACACATCACAAACATTTTGGTGCTGCTTGGAGATGGCTGCATGTAAATATGTTATCTTCATACTATTTGGCGAGAGATAGACTTTTTCCTGAACTCCATACCCTAACATTTAACCTCCATACTCCACAGGCTCTTCTCCTGAAAGGCTCCTTGGTCTGCATCAATTTTCTTTAACTACTCTGTCCAGAGCACATTATTTCTAAAAAAGCCTGATGCTTCCCTTTACTGTAGATCTattgtaatgttattttttggACAATGACCGTTATTGCATGACACACCATTACAGACGCAGCACTTTATGATATTTATGTTCATTAGGAAACAGATTCCTCACCATCGGTTGTGGTGGAGCAGATATTATGCAGCACATCCATGATGAGGTTTAGGTCTACAAACTGGTCATCAAAGTTCTGATGGTACAATTTAAGCAGCTCCTGCTCCTCATCAGTTCCTTCCTCAGCAGTGCCGCTCTGCACTAGAGCCGACTCATCCAGCATGCTCCCCTCTCCTAAAGGACTGTACGGTAACAAGAAAATATGggtgaaacacattttaaggttAAAAACATCTAATTTAACAAATTttactaacaacaacaacaacaactttcGTGTACCCACATGGAGGACGTCAGAAGATCCGCAGCGTTTGCCTGCTGAAAGTGTTTGGCAAAGTCTAGGGCAGTCCTGAAATGACATTTATAACATTATTAGTCCAAAATCAGAAAGGAGACCTATCACAAATATCTGTGTGAACCTTTTTTAGCAATTGGAAACTCTAATATAACTTGATTAAGCATTATACCATCCATTGGACGCCTTCATATTGATGTCAGCACCCAGGGCAAGTAGCTGCTCCATCTGTGTCAGAAATCCCCGAGCCGCTGCTACCATCAGAGGCGTGGCCCCTGTCTCACTATGTGTGTAGTCCACTGAATAGagaaacacacaagcagacagccAGTTCAAgtcagagagtttttttttacatgacacCAACATTAACTTTATATTACAGGCAGAGCAGTGGACACATTTGAAATTGTTTGTCATACCGTTAACACTTTCGTGGAGGATAAGGTTGAAGAGCTGAATAAAGACATCCTGGTCTTCATTGAGGAAAATATTGGAAATGCAGGAATCCATCTCTTTCATCAGCCACGGCTCCAGCTGTTCCATGCCATCCTCCTGTGAACGTCACACACTTACATAATATCTAGAAGCGcaattaataaagttttttccAGTTTTAGGGAATGGGATAATTATAAGTGGTAATAAAATCAACTTGTGTCAACTTGAATCCATAGAGAGTGGTGTGGTGTTTACCAGCTTGTTGAAGGTCCTGCCCTCTTTGTCCCTTACACCACCATGAAGGAAGCCAGGAGCTAACATATGCACGGCTTGGTTCTCCACAACAGAACTGGTCGCCACTGCCTCACACCACTCTGTCaaaagtttctgttttttttcctctgtggatCACAATTCATACAGAGACGATTAAAGACCAGGATAGACCAAAGATAGGCTGTAGGTAATTAAATAAAAGTTTCTTACTTTTCTGTGTCTCTTCTTTTAACTTCCATGTGTCCTTATTGTTGAAGGCCGTCAGCCTCAGGATGTCCTCAAGAAAGAGATCCTTCACCTCAAATAGTCTTCCTTTGACTACATGAAAAAAAACCATATAAAATTATGTCTATCCCAATCATCAATCAACAGAAAATCAATTAAACTAAAAGAATAGAGGCTGGAAGGGCTTACGGTGGATAACAGGGCAGCAACCAAAGTACTGAAGAAACAGTTCTTTGTCCAGAGCTGCACTGGAGAGGATCAGTTTCAGTGTCGGGATCTTCTGAAGCACTTCCCGCATCTTAGTGAGCAGGAAGTCGGTCAGACCATCACGCTCATGCACCTCATCCTGTTGATAGATCATAATCATCATTAGTGTCCCTACTATGGCCTTATGGCTCATGCTACTGTTGCGCTCTTCAACTCTGTTGCAGAGAGTCAGTGAGACAAAGATATTCATAAAAAAACTGATGCTTTGCCAAAGATCACCAACAGAACTGGAGAGTGCAAACAATGCATCTTTTAATGGGAAATAACATATAATtttgcctgattttttttaggTCCTTCATATTTGTAGTCCTAATGCTCACCACAATGACATGTGTGACAGTAGCCAGACTGGCATCTCCAGCCATCAGTGTCCTAAGGAAGATCCCGCTGGTGCAAAAGGTCAGCAGTGTCTTTAGAGAGACCCTGAAACAAGTGAAAACAATAGTTTAAATCAAGAAATACACAAAATTAACCACTGACCATctatattgtttatttattttaataatcaaCTGTATAACCTACCTGCTCTCCAATCTGATGTGATATCCGACAGTCTTGCCCacactctcccctctctctgctgccactCTCTCAGCCACTGCGATAGCAGCCAGGCGTCGGGGTTGTGTGCAGAAGATCCTGCAGGACTCCCCTCTCTTGCAGCAGTCATCCAGCAGAAACTGTGGGATCTGGGCAATACACAGAGACATTCTGAATCTATGCTGATGCTCCATCTATAACATGTAACACATAATAGTTATTTAACCTCAGATGattcagaaataaaaaaaaataaaaaatcccaTGTGATTTAAACAACATGAACTAGAGCTGGGGCATCATGCCATTAGCTTTGCAGGTATGTGGTCAGAAAACAAAGTATTTTCACAGTGGTACAGGATACAGCCTGCATCTGCATATTTTCTACATCTGGGTTGGACCATCTCTTTATCCATCAGACCCACCTGAGTAGTTTTTCCAGAGCCAGTCTCACCCACCACAAGCACCACCCTGTTTTCTCGGATGACCTGGACAATCTCCTCCTGATGTTCATACACAGGCAGGGACTGCCGGAAAGCATCTAGTTCTGATTCACCCCTCCTCTGAGGCACCATGGGAATGCTGTTGGTTAATCGCCCGCTCGCTCTGCTTCTGTCATACACGCCATctgagggagcaggaaaaaactTTTATGGGATACCCCCCCACTGACTGAATGAGTAACAAGGAGTCTGACAATTACCAGATTCTGCACCCACAGACGTGCCACTTTTGTTGCTGGCCTGGATGTCTGTGCGTTCCTTATTGCTAATGGGAAACTTCTGAAACAGGCTGCGGATGAAATATAAGGAATTGTGGGAGAGCATGAGTGGTAATGTTGGCTGAGGTTTGTCGGTACCATCCTTCTTCCTGATGGTAAGGAAACGACTTGATCCCTtcctgaaagaaaaagagagaaatttCCTCCATCAAcataattttaataatattcCTCAGCATGATTCTGAAACACCTGATGAACACAAGTCCTCACCCTTTGCTCTTGGAAATGTAACCCAGGGACTGTGCTAGCCGATGAATGAAAGCCCTCTCAGTACTGGTCAAGGAAGAAGGAAATTCCAGCTCTGTTCAGTCAGAGAAGGATAAATATTAACACACTCCATAAGACTCAACCTTAGTCTAGGATAACAATAAGGATGACAGTGATGTATACAGTGAGAAAATTAAGTATTTGTACACCCTGCTATTCTGCGAGTTCTCCCACTTAGAAATCAAGCAGGGGTCTGAAATGTTCATTGTAGGAGCATGTCTACTGTGAGAGACATaatctaaaaagaaaaatcctgaAATCACACAATCAATCTTAACAACAGTTCATACCTTTCTGATCACTGTAGCGGAACCTCTCCACAGAGAGGTTCACTGCTATCTTCACTTCCTCATCTATGCGTATTTCTTTAAGGCGATTGGACACAGATCCACGGGCTGGTTTGCTCTGGCTCCTGGCTGCTTTGTGTGAGTTTGCACCAGCACTCCACATGatgcactgcaacacaatatTATTAACATTATATTAACCACACAAGTTGCGTACCGGTTTCCTTTACAAGTTCATTTCACAtaaattgtatgttttttaaaaaggtcTTATTACACAGCTGAATAAATGACAGATCCATATCTTATTTTACAGTGAGTGTAATAGTTGAAGTAGTTCCTGTTGTTCAGCATATAAGTAAGATTAAGATAAAGGTTAACTAACCTGAGCTGTCTATGAAGAACCAGGGGTGTCATcgataaataataacaatatccAGATTGATTCATTCATCCATAAAAAGTCTAAATTGAAAAGCAAATtccataaataataattaattcactattgaataatttaattttaagtGTCACGGAAAAACCAAATGTAGAGGTTAAAGGATTTAGCAAGTGAAAAAGTAAATTATTTCCTTATTGAAATTATGAATTCCATTATTTATTTCGAATGTATCTATCACTTACTGAAATGTATtataataatacattatttaATGATGACTTCATTATTAATCATGGCATTTCTCTGGAATGAGTTGAAGGTTTTGGTAAATGCATTCTGCAGATACAGCGCCCCCAAAAAAGTTGCTtagcagcaaccaaactctgaTACAGGTTAGCTGGCTAACCTGAGTTTGACATGATTAAAGTACACTATGTAATCGTAGTCGTGGCTGTCTGCCCCCTTCTTGTGGTAAGCTAACTTTCACAGTTTGCCTTTAAGATGCCTCCGTACATGCGGTGTTTCATTTCACCGAaattgaaacacacaaacatttagcTAATGGTGAAAGGGGAACAATTGTTGCTAGCTGTATGCTTCAACCCGTGTCATTAAAAGTATGGAAGTATATTCTACCTTGAAGAGTAAAGACCTCAACCAGTCGGCTCTTAGTTAAGTGGGACGGACCCCAAAGCGTCAAGCACTGCCTCCCGTTGTCTTAGTCGGAAGCGGCGCTTCAACTTCAGCAGTGTTTTGCCTTCAGAGATCCTCCACATTTCAAACGGAAGAAGGAAGAGACCAAACGTCATATCCGGTCCCAGTCCTTCAAAATTAAAGACTCGTCGGTCGGGTCGGGCTATAGTTCTATGTGTCTGCGCATGCGTacgtgtgtgtttattatatgAACAACAGCCCATATTCTGCCTCTGTGGTCAGCGCTTTAACTGACAAAGAGAGCTCTCGTCCTATTAACTAGTCCGAACTTACTTCATCTAAGGTAAATCTCTAAAAGCTCCGTGATCTGATATTTAGGACATGAAACCTTAAAACATATGTGTGTTACAAGTGCTAAAACACATGTCAATATCAAGTTTTACGTGGACTGGTTCTGAAAAACTTTGTTAAACTGGATGAATCCAGATGTCATTTCCCTCACCACCCTGCTGGTCGATGTCTTCATAGGGgcactgcagacagagactcgtCTCACAACAGCTCAACCACTGACTTTTCTTATCCTTTTTATCTGGTTATTTTTGCAAGAATGAAAGGAACGGCGTACAAGACAGTAGAGAGAGCAGCAATGCTGTGTGGTTTAGAGACTGTGTCAGTGAGGAAAAGACAAGAGGCAGGGCTGAAGGTAGCAGAGTTCTTTCTATACTAGAAGGATAGTAGAAGGATGTCAGAAATGGAGCTGCCAGGCAAGAGGTCAAGAGGAGGGAGATATCTGGATGAGCTAAGAGAGGACATCAAGTTAGCAATACTCAAACTCAAGTGTGACGCAGACCATATGGCCAGTTTTCCAAAAAAAACGTGACAGAGACACGTGATTCATCACTTTGTAGACAGATTCACATTTAATGTCAAATCACCAAACTAAATGGCAAGATCATTGTTTATACAGTCTATTACAAAGAACTCACAGTGACAAGCatcacaagaagaaaaaaatctgcaatACCAGCTTTAGAAAATAGAAATTGTTCGACTGTGGGTGAATCGCTGTATAAAAAACTGACTTTGCTCACAGTAGGTTCTCAGTTCTAGTGGGTAGAACACCTGTGATGTGGCCTTTTGATGGAGTGATTCAAACTCACAGCAGTAGTGATATTTTTCATAAGAACCAAGTACTAAATCAATGAACTACTCAATCATGGACTTTTAGGAAATCCCAACAGGAGTATACATCCATAAACGTCTGCAGTACAGGACAGGTATATTCATGTTCCTTATTGGATCGATTTTAAAATACAATtttgatgagatgagatgagatttGAGATACTTCTTTTTTGAACTGTTCATCCTTTCCTAAATTAAACTAATT is a window from the Parambassis ranga chromosome 12, fParRan2.1, whole genome shotgun sequence genome containing:
- the ythdc2 gene encoding 3'-5' RNA helicase YTHDC2, whose translation is MWSAGANSHKAARSQSKPARGSVSNRLKEIRIDEEVKIAVNLSVERFRYSDQKELEFPSSLTSTERAFIHRLAQSLGYISKSKGKGSSRFLTIRKKDGTDKPQPTLPLMLSHNSLYFIRSLFQKFPISNKERTDIQASNKSGTSVGAESDGVYDRSRASGRLTNSIPMVPQRRGESELDAFRQSLPVYEHQEEIVQVIRENRVVLVVGETGSGKTTQIPQFLLDDCCKRGESCRIFCTQPRRLAAIAVAERVAAERGESVGKTVGYHIRLESRVSLKTLLTFCTSGIFLRTLMAGDASLATVTHVIVDEVHERDGLTDFLLTKMREVLQKIPTLKLILSSAALDKELFLQYFGCCPVIHLKGRLFEVKDLFLEDILRLTAFNNKDTWKLKEETQKKEKKQKLLTEWCEAVATSSVVENQAVHMLAPGFLHGGVRDKEGRTFNKLEDGMEQLEPWLMKEMDSCISNIFLNEDQDVFIQLFNLILHESVNVDYTHSETGATPLMVAAARGFLTQMEQLLALGADINMKASNGWTALDFAKHFQQANAADLLTSSIPLGEGSMLDESALVQSGTAEEGTDEEQELLKLYHQNFDDQFVDLNLIMDVLHNICSTTTDGAVLIFLPGYEEIVALRDRILYDDKRFSTQSERYHVFTLHSDMRTQDQKKAMKTFPPGFRKIILSTNIAETSITINDVVFVIDSGKVKEKSFDTLSHVSMLKTVWISKASALQRKGRAGRCRPGVCFHLYSRLRFNNMLEFQVPQLLRMPLQELCLQTKLLAPCSCLVAEFLSKAPQPPSAHAIRNAVQMLKTIGAMEQNEDLTDLGYHLADLPVEPHLGKMVLCAVVLKCLDPILTIACTLAYRDPFTLPNQSSQKRDALHCRKRFTANTFSDHMALLRAFQAWQKARSDGWERSFCEKNFLSQATMDMILGMRTQLLGQLRAIGFVRARGGSDIRDVNLNSENWAVVKAALVAGMYPNLVHVNQETSLLSSNREKKVHFHPTSVLSQIHLKENRSSKSTQALPTDWLIYDEMSRGHRMASVRCCSMVTAITVAIFGGGAKLPSSALHQPVPKASGSQLDDSDSETEDLAELRIDDFLVFQLDREAAGLVFELRQKWQNVFTKRIRCPSKPCSQQDEAIIETLVSVLAAEEQRAGLQQPTGIGQRPKPISSEEGPRNSKNSLQQPTGSTNDKSCRLHASDMYHLSRDMATNQVSDDLQSSGSSSCSVTLDNPSHSPCPSSSGKQVKAPPPRHSFSPVRYFIMKSNNIRNLEISQQKGIWSTTPSNETKLTKAFLGNSLVILIFSVQSSGHFQGYARMTSAVDQDSCQDWGFGGLGGVFSLEWIQKESIPFQCTQHILNPWNDNKKVQISRDGQELEPQAGSQLLSLWGTISGNQ